In the Monomorium pharaonis isolate MP-MQ-018 unplaced genomic scaffold, ASM1337386v2 scaffold_94, whole genome shotgun sequence genome, catatatatcattgtatttttttaaagcatatgcacacacacacacacacacacacacacgcgcacgtgtgtgtgtgtgtgtgtgtacacaaaGGCACGCGtgcataattttgataaataatatgtcaTCTAATAAGCTATATTcgaattattatgtattttaataataaagcgaTGTATTAATGCAGTATATTTCAACTACTTTTTGATCcgtaagaaactttttttctaatgtatCCTTAACATCTTTCATCTTACTCTGCAACTTAGGCTGAGACTCAACAAGCTGCATGAAATACTGGCGCTTATCAGGTTGAAATGCTCTCATTAAAATTGCGATATCTTGTATAGTACGATGTTGTACGATGTTCAGCCAAATTTCATTGAGATATTCAAGAAACTTGTGAAATGAGTGTCCCGAATCTGGACCTTTTTCGAGATCTAAaatcattaacaaatattagatGGTAAtgtattcataattattcaCAGTATAACAAATTGTATACCTTGTTTCAAAGTCATaattatatgcattaaaaCATGATCCATCAGTGTGGGAAGGTAAAAGTAGTGctgaatatataatactaatcTTAGACTTTtggaaattatattcatatcttgtttattttttagtttttctgtGTTGAATAGAAAATCTGGTAGTTGGTATGGATACAAtataatgaacaaaattttcagcaatagatatttttcttttacttcgtTGTTCTCAAAAGCAGTAACTAAATGTGATTTTATAGTCAACAGTATTGTTAGCCAATTGTGAGTAAATTTTGTATCTAGcgaatattttctctcttctcccaATCTCATCAATCGTGTACAAGAAAGGAATAATGCAggaattaaattctttattatgaaTACTTCCTTCAGGAGATTTCTGCGTTTTGACAAGTTTACTTTAGACATGTCTTTAAGCAGATCAATCGTTGTTATTAATAACGTCTCTGCAACAaagatttatcaaataattatattttgatcatTTAAAACTGATTCTTTAttgatacattaattaatcagtaCCATGTCTATGAGATTTGAGTATTCTGATTATacaacaacaaaaataatttgttttcacATGCCGTATCCAAAGTGACGAAGGAGATCGTTCTGCAATCTTACGCACtactagtttaaaaaattttagaagttCTACTAatactgaataattatcaGAATTCAAATGTTCTAAGATTGTAGCAACAAATTTCATGTCTCTGTTTATGAAGAAAAGCTCTTCTCCCTGCAGCTTGCATATCTTGAGAATTATACGGATAAGTATttcctaaaaatatattaatgttacagTAGTTTCACATCAAAATTTATCCGAGAAATACTTGCTTGAAATACAATCAAATATTATGGGGTAAAGGTAAACGTACCACACAGTCTGGTTCATAGCGTAACATTAACATCATTTCGGATGACGGAATGTCGCCTTCCTCTTATAGCACAAGACTAATACATTATCAAGCACGTTCTTTGTTGTCTTCAGCCATTCTTCTCTAGTTGTCTAAAAAGGGTTGCATTGCATAACttgtatacatttatacataaatgctACAAACTATGCtacaaatatgatataaagGATAAtagaatttcaataaaaatatacttttcgaATGTTCTTCTagttttatattcatttacaTTATCCTATTTACCAAGCAAATTCATTTTTCAGTATCTAAGTTTTTCAATACTACATTTCAATACTTACACCATTAATATGTCCCCTAAAAATGTATCTAATCAAGCTAGGTAACTTACTTTTGTTGTAcacgataaataaaaagaaaaaaatttcaaaaaagcttaatttattatgtaaaaaattctgcTAAAATTCTATGATATTATCTGctgatcaaaatttatttagctCGCACTtccaacaaaaattatatccataaaattaaaaatattaaatataattattccaaGCAATACCGTTGTTTAGTTCAGACTCGCAAATATGCACAATAAGAATTGCAAAcagtatttgtataaatgatCACCTCATAATTAGCAATTTGTTGTATTACGTCATCATCAATGTAGCAATGTGTATCAAAAGAGTTATCATTGTCACTATCGAAGTCGCACGATTTTTTGTCATCTTCACTAATCTCGAATATAGAAGtaatatcttcatttttttcatctatagatatatttttaacaagttGGTTCAAATCGCAAAGAGTTTCTTTATCTTCCTTTTCTtgcatactttttttttcaggagATTTGTTAAAAGAGGATTCTGAACaagatttttctaaaaaagaattcgaaaatttttactgtatatattattagataatacaaatattttcgcTCAAAATCTTGTTGTTGAacagtaaaattaacaatcgacatttaaaaaatgaccaCCACTCGtgaatgaatataatttttccctaaaaatttttcagaaaaataaaatatcttttttagcTTTATGAAAAGGCACCAATCGTGCAGTATCTTCAGTTATCGTAACATTcaccacaaaaaaatttaaattaccttGTCCCTGAGACGTACTTGCGGTTTCCTCGTCagtgctatttatttttccttgaGATATTGTATCATTATTCTGATTTCTATATTCTTCTAGATGTCTTTCGAAAGCTTTCTTTAGATTTCCTTTTCGTTTCGGATGTTGACAAGAAGCAACGCACGATTCCATATCAGTTGCTTCTGACTCCAGATGTTCTAATAATCCTGAAGATCTTTCAAACATTCGGTTTTACATACGTCGTGATTGCTCAAAAATTTCTAAactaaaattgcaaaaattttctGACGATTAATCGAACGCACAAAAATCACCTTGCAAATTCAAGATCGAGAGTAATCCGCGGCGAGGATTATTCTTTTGCGAAATCTTACAATGTAGACTTTGTTTTCTATCTGATTGTCACGAATATGTTTAAGAACTTCTGATTTATGATCAAAATCGAATCGGTTCCAAATGCCAACTAACACCGAAATCTACAGTACAGAAAATATTACCGTTATAACattcaaatatgtattcataataaatataaacacatAATACGAAATCGGGaagtttgtaataataaatccgttttacattattacaaattcGTGAGGCAGTTTAAACTCTACATACGATTCGACAATTTTCGTCctacaaatttcttttctttgaaaaatttaaagtattgtaattagttatattttttaaaaataaacgaccataaaaatattatccatAGAGAtgttaaagtatataaatagagTCAcagatttttctatttgtaaaagtaataaaaattaaactcagAAGCGTACCGCTATCCAACGTAATCTATGAAGAGAAGATGCTAAAAAACAATGTGTATATTttgcttttcaaattttaaaacaatagagttttgtatgtataatgtaataagattttatttctttgttctgTAATCTAAATGTTCTCTCTTAAGactaaaattcattttattattctggaAAATTCTTAAGAAAATATCCCTTATTAAAAAACAGTATTTTCTTGATGTCTTATCTTAAaacttcttaataaataattgtattctaTTGGATccaaattctaattaattcaatcaataaatgatttagttcattaatttaattatttaaaatcgaTTGAATTAATCACTgactaaattaattatgttttgaTCAAAgttactatattaaatatcaaagtttACTTCCTATTACATAATCTGTTATAAaagaatagatttttataaaagatctattcaaaagaaaagttgaaatcagtttaatagaaatatttatttaaaggatgTATAAAACAATCTATTTGAAATGAGTGTTTTGTAtggcaaatataaaaaaagagggaaTAGCCttgacatttatataatatgtacgtataaatgataagtgaatttatttaatcacatGTTAATTACACGACCATATatggtaataaaatatatggcaataaaatgtatatatggcCATGTAATTAACatgtgattaaataaattcactcATCATTGGTTAGCTagataattattctaattatttggaaaataaattgcaatcgCGTGTGTGAAATATTACGTGGGAATATTACGTGGGGAAGCGggaatagaaatattaaatacgaataaattataagttattttgagaaaattatggCTCGAATTGttggtttaattaaaaaacgcaTAATATcggcaatattaaataaaaaaaataataaagataatattaagtaCCTCCTTAATCGAATTTCTTGGATATATAGATTTTCAAAATGGTTTCTTTTATCTGTATTCTTAACGAAGTTACACGCAAAATTACGCTGCATGACTCGAGAAGGGCCTGACAAGCTCACATTCTGATCATGCGTTTCCCTTTCTCCttgaaacatatatttttttcgaacTTCATAGAATTAATATCCTGTAGAACTATAGCATATGGAAAAACGGAAGCCATAAAAGGAAAACTCTTAAGTGGTGAGCGActcaaccaatcacagtcgAGAATTGTCGGAAACGTGAACCTGGCGTTTTTAAAGCTCGTAACTCCGATTGGTTAGTTCGTTCACTGCAAGTTCTtgcgtatatgtatgtatcatTTGAACCCTTAATACGCATCAGGGCTTCCAACGTGCcctaaaaaataactttttccaACATCTATGGAGAAATGCGCATTCGTTCGAGTACCTGTTTTCGCGCAGTAGAACACAAAGAAAGCAGAATTCTGCTGTACGACAATCAGCACCGTTTGGCGCTGGGAAAAAAAGATGCGCCTCGTCGCACATGGTTGCGCAACAATATCGTAATcgcgaatataaatttcaaagatCGTATTTTCAGCTCTGAAAAGCTGACATGCGTTTGCGACGGCCGGcggcgcgcgcacgcgcattTAACCTCTCGCGGAATGACGTCAGTGGCAAAGTTCGGTCGAAAGGAGAGGGGACAATCGTGCGATCATCGGCGACGGCGATCGAGGGCGGGCAAGGGGTAGCTGGCGGGGTGTggaagagaaggaggaagggACACTTCGCGGGCGCGGAGTCGGACACGTgtgcgcgggcgcgcgcgcaagTGTGTGTGATTCCTTTGGCGCGGTCGGTCGTGTGGCGGTGCGGTAGCTGCTGGTGTGCGGTGCTGGTGCTGCTACTGCTGCTCCTCCTCCTGCTGGTGGTGCGGATCGTGGAGCGGCCGGAACGTTCTGGCCGGAGTGTGTCAGTCGGTTGGCGAGTCTTATCCTGTCGGCGTTGCTTCGGTGTACACGTTGCGGGTGTATGACACTGCGGCGACGGGCAGCGAAGCCGATAGCGAGCCGATAGCGCAAGCCAGCGTGAGTCAGATCGGTAGCCGACGAGGAGAAGAGGGTGCGGTATTGTCGGTCGGTGGGTCCCGCTGACCAAtctctcgtcgtcgtcgtcggtggCGGCGAGTCTGCTGATCACGCGCTACTAGTCCATGTGCTCTGCTGCTGACTAAAATGCTCATCAAGGAATTGTAAGTGCGGCGCGGAACAGGCGGGACGGGTGACggagggggagaaagaggACGGCGACGGTGACGATGACAGAGAATTGGAGCAGGGACTGATAAGTGCGTGCCACGGCATTTTGGACTACCGAAATTCGCCCGTTGCGTCGCCTGAGCCAACGGCTGGCCAGCGTAACGAAATTCAAAACCGTTTGATACGAGGGAAAGGGGGGCGCGATGACGGCTGATCTTTAACGGCGGCTGGAGGAGGGAGAGGGTTGAGAGacggagcgagagagagagaagagagagagagagagagaggaaggggaTGGTGGCCTTCTCATCCCTTACCGCATGATTCTAGAGGCCTGTTCGTGCTGCTTGCACTTTCTGcacttctttttctctctctctttttctcttcgaaAAACTTTCCGAGTATCTCGGCCAACCTTGGATTCTCTCGGCGCCAATCATCCGCGCGTACAATGTGGATTAAACACGTATTCAAGTCATAATTCCCACGGATTTATCGATTAGCTTTGATTTCTTTTGATGTAATTAAGATCAGGCGGGAGATACGTACACCTCGCGGCGACGCATAGTCCCCCTCCTGTCTGAGTCCAAGGACACGGTTTATCCGTTTCTTTCGCCTCCTTGCCTGCCGATATAACTCTGACATAATCCGCTATTTTGTCTGTGTTACAGCCGTGTCACTCTGCCTCTCACAGTGGAAGAGGTACGTGTCTAATCTGTCACGCAGGATCTGATCTGTCTCATTCCGTGTAATGACTTGGTTCGAAACCTCTGCCTAGACGTTAGATTGCAAAAAAAGGAACAGTTGAAACTAATCTCTTAGCTATTACCGTGTaatcaaaaaaaattgctaatcATCTAATTATCTTTCAAATGGCACATCTGAATACTTATGTAGAGTTATCTTGCATAAACAATGATGCATTTGTAATTGAAAACCTTTTTTGTCCCACAAACACACTTTATTATCATCTATTACTATTCcctatatttctatttttctacTCATTGTATGTTTGTCTCTGGAATAAGATGATGTCTAAGAGATAAAATTATGTCCTGATAGTATGATTATCATTGTACGTACTATCAATTATAGAAATAGATATACATTACGATAAACTTGAAATCTTTCCTTTTTGTACATTGGAATGATTAATTGTAGTAATAAATACATTcgagtaaaaaaatgaataaatattcattaaaaaaaaagacaagttaaagtaaatataaatctgcAGAAGAGTTTCACagattaattatgtaatggTTTAACTTTGGACGCTACtgagaagttttttttttgttttttctttctctcaacAGTATCAAGTAGCTCAACTGTACTCTGTAGCAGAGgctagtaaaaataatacaggTGGCGGAGAAGGCATTGAAGTATTGAAGAATGAACCGTTTACGGATTACCCATTGCTCGGTGGAAAGTACTCATCAGgccaatatacatataagattTATCACTTAGCTAGTAAAGTGCCTGCTTTCATTCGCATTTTACTGCCAAAGAACTCGCTGGAGATCCATGAAGAGGCTTGGAACGCTTATCCCTATTGTAAGACAGTCATAACTGTAAGTGTGCGcacatatattcatatatcgTTTATTTGCTACAATAACAACTCAAAAAAGTTTTccagtttaaataattaaaatttagtttttcattaaaatattgtttttaaatgtgatttcGATATAAAACTGATTGTAGAGGATTAAAAGTGTCAGCTCTTAattcaatgtaattaattctcatcaaaaattttcctttttacaatattttacataatattgctGTTGTAGCAAACGAacgatatacaaaatattaagtataatatatgtttctaaACGTTACTTTGGTCTTTTTGTAGAATCCAGGGTATATGaaggaaaattttatgatCATGATAGAATCCTTTCATATTGGCGACATCGGCAATCAACATAATGTAAGTGCTATAGAGGTCTCGACGAGTATTTTTAGTTGTTTACCGTATTCCCTTTTCTTACGAACAGGTTCACGAATTGCCGCCCGACAAGCTTAAGATCAGAGAGGTAGTGCATATAGATATTTCCAATGATCCGGTTGCCAGTGCCGATTACAAGGAGGACGAGGATCCGTCTAAATTCAAGTCCCTGAAGACGGGACGGGGTCCACTTGTTGGGAAAGACTGGAAGCATAATGTACAACCTGTGATGACGTGCTACAAGCTAGTCACTTGTGAATTTAAATGGTTTGGTCTGCAGACCCGCGTcgaaagttttattcaaaagGCGGAGCGACGCCTGTTCACCAATTTCCATAGGCAAGTGTTCTGCTGGATAGATCGCTGGTACGGCTTAACCATGGAAGATATTAGAGCAATCGAAGACAATACGAAAGAAGAATTAGACAGGGTAAGAAACTTTTTACCTCCTTTGACTCTTCttctatgtttaaaatttactcgATTATCTTGCTTTCGTGTCTTGTGAATCTCTTTATATTCACGTTTGTAAAAAGTTCCGAGATTTCGAGTGACACGTTCTTTATATGTTCAATTGCAGCAAAGACATCAAGGTGAAGTACGGGGTATGCGAGCTGACGATTGAGGCTTCGATAGCTTCTATTATGAATGGTTAAATCAATTTCCTTATACGTGTCAACACAAATACAGGCGCATACCTACAGATGTACACCCTGTTACGCTCTGTCATAGACGATTCCACAGGATTCGGACGATTTCTGGAATTTACGTGTCTAGATTCAGTGTCTATTACAAATTacttactattttaatttattttacatttacaagcGTTTTAGATAAATGTATCTACAGtcaaagattatattataatatagttattataaaagagaaaaagagacaaaTGGAAAGAATCAGGCTCATCTGGTTCTCTTGTTTAATGCATAATTACGGAAAGAATTTGGTTTTTTTGTGAAAACCATCATAGATAAAGAGTTATGATTACTTAACAGCAGTTCGTAGTTcgataataatagatattggAGTTCAATTAACGAAGGAAATGCTTGCAaagtaaagaagaaaaaaacgaaagaaaaatgtgaTTTAACACCGTGAGTTTGATCGTagttaaatagttaaaaattccacagtttcatatattaatgtaCAATTGAAAAATCTAAATGTTGCATATTAATGATCTGTATTTCGAATCATTATTTCAATCACAAAAGTGTGATGTATTAGATCGTGTATTTTTCAGAAGGAAAGTAGTCGagaatattttctcaattctaTGAAAGTGTATATGTGGTCAGAAAGCTCGATTCGAGAAAAGTTCTAAGGATCTTAAATGTATATCGATAGTTGTTTTACGAGATTTTTTATGATCTCAAGAGGCAAAGGTACTACGATAGATTTCGACCTATAACGTTCTTCTATTCTTACCGTTCCGTTCGTTCGTTACCGACGAGCGCGAGACGCGTGTACATGTACCGATCCCCTAAAGAGTTAGGACCAAACTGatggattttttaattatactgcGATGTTAACGAACAGTTACGTATTAACAGATAGCACTCTAAATTGTTTACTGAGGACGGGAGAGATGGTATAACCTATGTAAAGtgctcacacacacaaacacaccaATATACATAAACACACATATGTAGAGAAGCAGAGTTTAGGCTATTTCAATATGATGACAGCGGGTGAACGGCGAAAGGATGcgttattgtatatatatataaaaagaaagaggtaTACACaatgaaattcaatttatatatatgtttctttgCATTCCAATGGATCTCTGAGTACAACCGACAAAGTATTTTGAGACGCTGCTCGTAACCCATTACAGGCTATTAcgatttaacttttaattcctttttcgatatattatattctatgaaaaaaaatcgtgacaaagaataattatgtaattttgtcaTAACAAGAATAAAGATCGTTATACGAAAACTATcttaatctgaaaataatatatttcaattttctcaaaaaattgaATCCTAAAACGAAATGAGAGTAAGGAGTCTTAGTGGGTTGAACACCAAAATGTGAAATCGCAGCAGCGTTCTCACTTAGCGATAGGAtctctaattaaatatacgaTTAAAGATTGAGAAAGCAAATAACAAAGTATAATTTACTGTCATTTGCACAaagtaaatgtattttctcgTTGGCGAGGCATGTAGTTTAAGATAGCTTTTATCTTCGTATTTACGTACGAGCAGTAGTAGCCGCGATGGTGTACACGTAGTATTTGTACTCAATGCACCAGACACATGTGAGAAACAGAGAAAACTGAAcacgtatttattcgctattTTATCGACGAGGGAAAACCGATCGAAAGGCACACATCAGTGTCGTTCAAACAAGCTTGTAATGGAATCCGTCTTTGTTCCACGACTGCGTTGTTCGTTTTGTTAGACATGAAAGTTTCACACATGTACGCGAGATTCGCACATTATACCTGTTATCCTAACAATagttacttaaataaataggCTCTAGCTGTTCCTAGACATACGACAAGCAGGGTAGAAAAGAGTTGTGGATAGATAGAAGAAATACAAAGGAGAGGAAAACATTTTCCGTACCGCTGCCAAAGGGCTAAACAGTGAAATACCagatgtgtatgtgtatatatgtatatatgcacgTGTACATGCGTTCTCTTTTCTTgcatacatacgtatatacgtacctgtatgtgtgtgcgcgtatgtacgtatgtCTCTTGATCCAGTCAAGTATTTAGTCaagagttaataaaattagaaggCATagcgtattaaatttatttcgacTTCTctccatataaaaatataattaatatacatatataatatatacaaaatctaaaatagttgcaatacgtacaaaatatattttgctctTTAAGTATAAAAGAAAGATACTGAAGGATTATCTTACGTGCGTGAGTCGAGCGATCTCAATTGAGGCCATACTCTTTGATGAGATTCGCGGCGATCACGAGTCTCTGGATCTCCGACGTGCCTTCGTAGATCTCCGTGATACGCGCGTCCCTGTAATGACGTTCCGCCGGCATATCCGACACGTATCCCATCCCTCCCAAAATCTGTAAGCACTGATGAGTGCAGAACGTGGCGGTCTCCGATGCCGACAGTTTGGCCATAGCGGCTTCCTAGCAAATAAGAGATTATcttgataaataaagaaaaccaACAAGAGCTAGATTGcagatgttaaaaaatgtaaaaaagtgtGAATCAAGGTAGCTTTTTTGACATTCAATTGAATCGAATTAAATcgaatcattaaaatataatttttaacataattgaattgaattttaaataaaaataaagatgtaaaacgaataatactgaaaattatataattgaaattattttaaattatttgtttaaattgtcAATATgatcaatttatattcaaatttcgtagattagaaaattttgaataattttgatttgaatTATAGAGATTCAAATCCGAATCTGATCAAGTTcaataatctttttgattCGCAATTAAACAAAGTAAGACAGATGGacataaattctataaaatacgatcgtatgtaaatacaaattttgacATCTGCGATTTAAATCTCAGTAGGCCTTTTACTTGAGATCTTATATTTGAAAGAGATTTATTCATTCTTTGTGGaagtatattatttctcttgtttaaaattcttttaaatactGTTGAGCTGCTGATGATTTAATCGGATATATTTTAAGCTTAAGCTATTATAactatttgaatatttttatgcatttatggAAGCGCAAAAAGTTCACCTTATTTGATAAGACATACAAAATGTAAtgaacagaaaaatatatatgggataaaattaaaatcacatattatatatgggataagataaaaaaacgtTGTATCGagagtaaatattttagaatgaatgaaaatttatatttaaatatccatAATAATACACACCTTTGTGTACGGTTTACCGCTATCCTTGAGCTGTGCTGCTCGCCACGTCAGCAGTCTTGAGCTTTCCAGTTTCATGGCCATGTCAGCgattttttgttgaattatCTGCAGCTTGATGATCGACTGACCGAAGGCTTGGCGTTTACCTGCATAATCCATTGCACAATCCAGAGATGCTTGAGCTATGCCCAACGCTTGCCCAGCGATTCCTATTCTACCAGCgtctataaagaaaattatacatataattatt is a window encoding:
- the LOC105830293 gene encoding phosphatidylinositol transfer protein alpha isoform; the encoded protein is MLIKEFRVTLPLTVEEYQVAQLYSVAEASKNNTGGGEGIEVLKNEPFTDYPLLGGKYSSGQYTYKIYHLASKVPAFIRILLPKNSLEIHEEAWNAYPYCKTVITNPGYMKENFMIMIESFHIGDIGNQHNVHELPPDKLKIREVVHIDISNDPVASADYKEDEDPSKFKSLKTGRGPLVGKDWKHNVQPVMTCYKLVTCEFKWFGLQTRVESFIQKAERRLFTNFHRQVFCWIDRWYGLTMEDIRAIEDNTKEELDRQRHQGEVRGMRADD
- the LOC105830290 gene encoding uncharacterized protein LOC105830290 isoform X1 — encoded protein: MKFVATILEHLNSDNYSVLVELLKFFKLVVRKIAERSPSSLWIRHVKTNYFCCCIIRILKSHRHETLLITTIDLLKDMSKVNLSKRRNLLKEVFIIKNLIPALFLSCTRLMRLGEERKYSLDTKFTHNWLTILLTIKSHLVTAFENNEVKEKYLLLKILFIILYPYQLPDFLFNTEKLKNKQDMNIISKSLRLVLYIQHYFYLPTLMDHVLMHIIMTLKQDLEKGPDSGHSFHKFLEYLNEIWLNIVQHRTIQDIAILMRAFQPDKRQYFMQLVESQPKLQSKMKDVKDTLEKKFLTDQKVVEIYCINTSLYY
- the LOC105830290 gene encoding uncharacterized protein LOC105830290 isoform X2, with the protein product MFERSSGLLEHLESEATDMESCVASCQHPKRKGNLKKAFERHLEEYRNQNNDTISQGKINSTDEETASTSQGQEKSCSESSFNKSPEKKSMQEKEDKETLCDLNQLVKNISIDEKNEDITSIFEISEDDKKSCDFDSDNDNSFDTHCYIDDDVIQQIANYETTREEWLKTTKNVLDNVLVLCYKRKATFRHPK